In one Chitinophaga sancti genomic region, the following are encoded:
- a CDS encoding efflux RND transporter permease subunit, giving the protein MSLPSLSLKRPVFAIVMNIIIVIFGFVGFNFLGVRDFPAIDPPIVNVRTSYAGANSDIIETQITEPLEKSINGIAGIKNISSSSSQGTSNITVEFELGIDLEAATNDVRDKVSQALRSLPPDIDAPPVVSKEDANSDYILSMTLQSSTRNQLEITEYANNVLLERLQTIPGVSSIRILGEKKYAMRLWMDPARLSAYSLTPADVQQALAKENVELPSGKIAGNATELTVRTFGRLNTEEDFNNLIIKNVNSSLIHFRDIGQAVLGPENEETILKESGVPMVALALTPQPGSNYVAIADEFYKRYEQLKKDLPPDLSTNIAIDNTRFIRKSIEEVEETLVVALVLVILIIYLFFRDWLMAFRPLVDIPVSLIAAFFIMYMCGFTINILTLLAIVLATGLVVDDGIVVTENIYKKIEAGMPRMQAAKEGSEEIFFAVIATSITLAFVFLPIVFLQGFVGRLFREFGIVVAGAVLISAFVSLTLTPVLNVKLGRKKHTHSWFYTKTEPFFTWMENSYQHALEKFMKVRWIATLIILGCVAMIYFIFRNLQSELAPIEDRSQFRLSITAPEGTSFDYMERYMDGLTQFMIDSIPEKNIVLTVTAPGFSGGGAVNTGFANVVLTEPNNRTRSQKEIVNMVNRNMFKFSEGKVFAIEQQTIQVGRRSGLPVSFVLQHINFDSLSRVLPIFLDEANNDPTFSGVDVDLKFNKPELRIQINRAKASELGVSVDDISQTLQLALSNVRYGYFVRNGKQYQVMGQVFRGSRDKPTDLQNFYVRNSRGEAIQLDNVVSIQEETSPPIIYHFNRYKSATVSAGLAPGKTIGDGINAMYRIYNDLQQKGVINDSYNAALSGSSRDYAESGSNTMFALVLALVLIYLVLAAQFESWVDPFIIMLTVPLAFAGALLSLWIFGQTWNIFSQIGVIMLIGLVTKNGILIVEFANHKRDEGQGKATAAIEAATMRLRPILMTSLAMALGALPIAMSLGAAATSRIPLGIVIVGGIVFSLILTLFVIPAMYIFLSRRKQVKQPIEEFEATV; this is encoded by the coding sequence ATGAGCCTACCCTCTCTTTCGCTCAAACGTCCTGTATTTGCCATCGTGATGAACATTATCATCGTCATCTTTGGCTTCGTAGGCTTCAACTTCCTGGGGGTAAGGGACTTCCCTGCCATAGATCCACCCATCGTAAATGTGCGCACCTCCTACGCAGGTGCCAACTCTGATATTATTGAAACACAGATCACCGAGCCGCTCGAAAAATCTATTAACGGAATCGCCGGTATCAAAAATATATCCTCCAGCAGCAGCCAGGGTACTTCCAATATCACCGTTGAATTTGAACTGGGTATTGACCTCGAAGCCGCTACCAACGACGTGCGCGATAAAGTTTCCCAGGCACTCCGTAGCCTGCCTCCCGATATCGACGCCCCCCCTGTTGTATCCAAAGAAGATGCAAACTCGGACTATATCCTCTCCATGACGCTGCAGAGTAGCACCCGCAATCAGCTGGAAATCACGGAATATGCGAACAACGTATTGCTGGAAAGACTCCAGACCATTCCTGGCGTCAGCTCCATCCGCATACTCGGGGAGAAGAAATACGCCATGCGCCTCTGGATGGACCCCGCCAGGTTATCAGCTTACAGCCTCACACCCGCTGACGTGCAGCAAGCCCTGGCCAAAGAAAACGTAGAACTGCCCTCCGGTAAGATCGCCGGGAACGCCACGGAACTCACCGTTCGCACTTTTGGCCGCCTGAATACCGAAGAAGATTTCAATAACCTGATTATCAAAAATGTAAATAGCAGCCTGATTCACTTCAGGGATATTGGTCAGGCAGTATTAGGCCCGGAAAATGAAGAAACGATCCTGAAAGAATCAGGGGTGCCCATGGTCGCCCTCGCCCTTACCCCGCAACCTGGTTCCAACTATGTAGCTATCGCCGATGAATTCTACAAAAGGTATGAACAGCTGAAAAAAGACCTGCCACCGGATCTGAGCACAAATATCGCCATCGATAATACCCGCTTTATCCGCAAGTCTATCGAAGAGGTAGAAGAAACCCTCGTCGTGGCACTGGTGCTGGTAATTCTCATCATCTACCTCTTTTTCCGTGACTGGCTCATGGCCTTCCGCCCATTGGTGGATATCCCGGTATCCCTCATTGCCGCTTTCTTTATTATGTATATGTGTGGCTTCACCATTAATATATTGACACTCCTGGCCATCGTACTCGCTACAGGGCTGGTGGTGGATGATGGTATCGTGGTCACGGAAAATATCTATAAGAAGATTGAAGCAGGCATGCCCCGGATGCAGGCAGCAAAAGAAGGTTCTGAAGAGATCTTCTTTGCCGTTATCGCTACCAGTATCACCCTGGCATTCGTATTCCTGCCCATCGTGTTCCTTCAGGGCTTCGTAGGTCGCCTGTTCAGGGAGTTTGGAATCGTGGTAGCCGGTGCCGTACTTATTTCTGCCTTCGTATCACTTACGCTCACGCCTGTACTGAACGTGAAGCTGGGTCGTAAAAAACATACCCACTCCTGGTTTTACACCAAAACAGAACCTTTCTTCACCTGGATGGAAAATAGTTATCAGCATGCTTTGGAGAAATTCATGAAAGTACGCTGGATAGCCACCCTGATCATTTTGGGTTGTGTGGCCATGATCTATTTCATTTTCCGCAACCTGCAATCAGAACTGGCACCGATTGAAGACCGCAGCCAGTTCCGTCTCTCTATCACGGCCCCCGAAGGAACTTCCTTCGATTATATGGAACGGTACATGGACGGGCTGACCCAATTCATGATCGATTCCATTCCTGAAAAGAATATCGTACTGACCGTAACGGCTCCGGGCTTTAGTGGTGGTGGTGCAGTCAACACAGGTTTTGCAAACGTGGTACTCACAGAGCCCAATAACAGGACCCGTTCACAGAAGGAAATTGTGAACATGGTGAACCGCAATATGTTCAAGTTCTCCGAAGGCAAGGTATTCGCAATCGAACAGCAAACCATCCAGGTAGGTCGTCGTAGTGGATTGCCGGTATCCTTTGTTTTACAGCATATCAACTTTGATAGTCTATCCAGGGTATTGCCCATCTTCCTCGATGAGGCCAACAATGATCCCACCTTTTCAGGGGTGGACGTTGACCTGAAGTTCAACAAACCTGAATTACGTATCCAGATCAACCGTGCAAAGGCCAGTGAACTGGGGGTATCTGTCGATGATATTTCCCAGACCTTACAGCTGGCACTGAGCAATGTACGTTATGGCTACTTTGTCCGCAATGGTAAGCAATACCAGGTAATGGGCCAGGTATTCCGTGGTAGTCGTGATAAACCTACTGACCTGCAGAATTTTTATGTACGCAACAGCAGGGGAGAGGCCATTCAGCTGGATAACGTTGTCAGCATCCAGGAAGAAACCAGTCCGCCGATCATCTATCACTTCAATCGTTATAAATCTGCGACAGTTTCTGCGGGCCTGGCTCCGGGCAAGACCATTGGAGATGGTATCAATGCGATGTACCGCATTTATAACGACCTGCAGCAAAAAGGTGTGATCAATGATTCTTATAACGCTGCATTATCAGGATCTTCCCGGGACTATGCAGAAAGTGGATCCAATACCATGTTTGCCCTGGTGCTGGCCCTGGTATTAATTTACCTGGTACTGGCCGCACAGTTTGAAAGCTGGGTCGATCCATTTATCATTATGCTCACCGTGCCGCTGGCATTTGCAGGAGCCTTGCTTTCCCTATGGATTTTTGGTCAGACGTGGAACATCTTCTCTCAGATCGGGGTTATTATGTTGATCGGTCTGGTGACCAAGAATGGTATCCTGATCGTGGAATTTGCGAATCATAAACGGGATGAGGGCCAGGGGAAAGCGACAGCTGCAATCGAAGCAGCCACCATGCGTTTACGTCCGATCCTGATGACCAGTCTTGCCATGGCTTTGGGTGCATTGCCAATCGCAATGTCACTGGGAGCAGCGGCAACGAGCCGTATTCCATTGGGTATTGTGATTGTAGGTGGGATCGTGTTTTCACTGATCCTGACTTTATTTGTGATTCCGGCGATGTACATTTTCCTGAGTAGGAGAAAACAGGTAAAGCAACCCATTGAAGAATTTGAAGCTACTGTATAA
- a CDS encoding TolC family protein, which translates to MKRILIFCLLLTAVHVSAQQVLTVEQAIDLALKNNYDIRLAKNDAAIAANDYAYANWAFAPRINGTASRVWNTTRTKQEFVNGTKRDTSGIHSNNFTGNVTLSWTLFDGLKMFATRQKLEAIRDLGDATMKDALITTVANVIASYYAVVQGKQQLHNLSEQLAIADERVKLSDAKFQTGLGPKTDWLQSKVDYNALKASFLRQQTVIDQGKVILNQYMAIEDGNTQYEVQDSIPLNTDLAYGKMREEMLQRNTSLMVAKQNLTVSQLALKESKGDYFPVINFNTGYNFTKVNSNAATNSFSPIFNQNGVINYGFSATIPIFNGLNVHRQVKNAELNVSYQQLSLENTRTKMDMALSNAFKDYEYYKTAVDLEDENLGLARENAMVALERFKQGVSTTIEVKEAQQSLEDAYNRLINARYNIKLAETQLLRLNGDLIK; encoded by the coding sequence ATGAAACGCATTCTCATATTTTGCCTGTTGCTAACTGCCGTCCATGTTTCCGCACAACAGGTGCTGACAGTGGAGCAGGCGATAGATCTGGCTTTAAAGAACAACTATGATATACGGCTGGCGAAGAATGATGCCGCTATAGCAGCTAACGATTATGCATATGCCAACTGGGCATTTGCACCCCGAATAAATGGTACTGCATCAAGGGTGTGGAATACAACCCGTACCAAACAGGAATTCGTAAATGGCACCAAGCGTGATACGAGTGGGATTCATAGTAATAACTTCACTGGCAATGTAACTTTATCATGGACCCTCTTTGATGGTTTGAAAATGTTTGCCACCAGGCAAAAACTGGAAGCCATCCGTGACCTGGGTGATGCCACGATGAAAGATGCACTGATCACCACAGTTGCTAATGTAATCGCCAGTTACTATGCAGTAGTGCAGGGAAAACAACAACTTCATAACCTGTCAGAACAATTAGCGATTGCAGATGAAAGAGTGAAATTGTCTGATGCGAAATTTCAGACAGGATTGGGTCCAAAGACAGACTGGCTACAATCAAAAGTCGACTACAATGCATTGAAGGCTTCTTTTTTGCGACAGCAAACAGTGATTGATCAGGGTAAGGTGATCCTGAATCAGTACATGGCGATAGAAGACGGTAATACACAGTATGAAGTGCAGGATAGTATTCCACTTAATACTGATCTTGCCTATGGTAAAATGAGAGAAGAGATGCTGCAACGCAATACCAGTTTAATGGTAGCCAAGCAAAACCTGACGGTGTCGCAGCTGGCGCTGAAAGAAAGTAAGGGCGATTATTTTCCTGTCATCAATTTCAATACCGGGTACAATTTTACGAAGGTGAATTCGAATGCAGCCACGAACTCATTCAGTCCAATCTTCAACCAGAATGGGGTAATTAATTATGGGTTTTCAGCTACGATTCCCATTTTCAATGGATTGAATGTACACAGGCAGGTGAAGAATGCAGAACTGAATGTAAGTTATCAGCAGCTGTCGCTGGAGAATACACGTACAAAAATGGATATGGCGCTGAGCAATGCATTCAAGGATTATGAATACTATAAAACGGCGGTAGACCTGGAAGATGAGAATCTGGGGTTGGCACGTGAAAATGCGATGGTAGCGTTGGAGCGGTTCAAACAAGGCGTGTCTACAACAATTGAAGTGAAAGAAGCGCAGCAAAGCCTGGAAGATGCCTATAACCGGTTGATCAATGCCCGGTATAATATCAAACTGGCAGAAACGCAATTGCTCCGCCTGAATGGGGATTTAATTAAATAA
- a CDS encoding peptidase associated/transthyretin-like domain-containing protein codes for MPRRIKTLPIWLGALFFSLFFCLQHASAQVRVSGLITDIDNRQGIPNVSIINKKTRSGVLGGESGRFEIDAMPGDTLEFTMLTYERKFVTVPATSMFINVYMTKRVITIQGVDVRGRNYMRDSAATRQEYAKYFGYKKPGAIDVLKTLPSHPITALTYLVPSKQRKRNEHFKEQLVYWEKEKYIDNRYSPELVEKMTHLNGNELDSFMMRYRPGYQFIQDATEYDLMLYIKNSYTQYQKDKVAGTLPPVKKEDE; via the coding sequence ATGCCTAGACGAATTAAAACGCTTCCCATCTGGCTTGGAGCACTATTTTTTAGCCTGTTTTTCTGTCTGCAGCACGCAAGTGCGCAGGTCAGAGTGTCGGGTCTGATCACAGACATCGACAACAGGCAGGGAATTCCGAATGTTAGTATTATCAATAAGAAGACGCGTTCAGGTGTATTAGGGGGTGAAAGCGGCCGTTTTGAAATTGATGCGATGCCAGGAGATACCCTTGAGTTTACCATGTTAACATACGAAAGGAAATTCGTGACAGTGCCTGCTACTTCTATGTTCATTAATGTGTATATGACGAAGAGGGTGATTACCATACAGGGTGTGGATGTAAGAGGAAGAAACTATATGCGGGATTCAGCTGCCACCAGGCAGGAATATGCGAAATATTTTGGGTATAAGAAGCCTGGGGCAATAGATGTGTTGAAGACATTACCGTCACATCCCATTACAGCGTTGACATACCTGGTGCCGAGTAAACAGCGGAAGCGGAATGAACATTTTAAAGAGCAGCTGGTATATTGGGAGAAAGAAAAATATATTGATAACAGGTATAGTCCGGAATTAGTGGAGAAGATGACGCATTTGAATGGCAATGAGCTGGATAGTTTTATGATGAGGTATAGGCCGGGGTACCAGTTTATTCAGGATGCGACGGAGTATGATTTGATGTTGTATATTAAAAATAGTTATACTCAGTACCAGAAGGATAAGGTGGCGGGAACGCTGCCACCGGTGAAGAAAGAAGATGAGTAA
- the prs gene encoding ribose-phosphate diphosphokinase, with translation MPQKIIFATQRYQYLKDRILALAPDWEDGKLEIRDFPDGEHYHRIRSQVHGKEVIVLGGTIDDKETLELFDIAHGCIQLDALALNLVIPFFGYSTMERAVKSGEIVKAKTRALLFSALPATNSGNKVILMDLHVDGITYYFESGVRPVHLYGKDLVKEAAMELGEGETFVLASTDAGRAKWVESLANDLNVEAAFVFKKRISGETTQITGINAEVENKNVIIYDDMIRTGGSLIHAAQSYLDAGAKSISVITTHGIFAGGGFEKIKKSGIIKKVICADTHPNALSIQDALLTVKSVDKIIVDYFLQHG, from the coding sequence ATGCCTCAGAAGATCATTTTTGCAACACAGCGCTACCAGTATCTCAAAGATCGAATACTGGCGCTGGCTCCCGACTGGGAGGACGGAAAACTGGAAATCCGCGATTTCCCGGACGGGGAACATTATCACCGTATCCGTAGCCAGGTACATGGCAAAGAGGTCATAGTGCTGGGAGGTACCATTGACGACAAAGAAACCCTGGAATTGTTCGATATTGCTCACGGTTGTATCCAGCTGGATGCACTTGCCCTGAACTTGGTCATTCCTTTCTTTGGCTACTCCACTATGGAAAGAGCGGTGAAATCCGGCGAGATCGTAAAAGCCAAAACCCGCGCTTTATTGTTCTCTGCCCTGCCCGCCACTAATAGTGGTAATAAAGTTATTCTCATGGACCTCCATGTAGATGGTATCACTTACTATTTTGAGAGTGGTGTAAGGCCTGTGCACCTCTATGGCAAAGACCTGGTAAAAGAAGCTGCGATGGAATTAGGAGAAGGTGAAACATTCGTATTAGCAAGCACTGATGCAGGCAGAGCAAAATGGGTAGAATCACTGGCGAATGATCTGAATGTGGAAGCTGCCTTCGTATTTAAAAAACGCATCTCCGGCGAGACCACACAAATCACGGGTATCAATGCAGAAGTAGAAAATAAAAATGTCATCATCTATGATGATATGATCCGCACTGGGGGCTCTCTCATACATGCAGCACAATCATACCTGGATGCTGGTGCAAAATCCATCTCAGTCATTACTACACATGGAATATTTGCTGGTGGAGGATTTGAGAAGATCAAAAAAAGTGGTATCATCAAAAAAGTGATCTGTGCAGATACACATCCCAATGCATTGAGTATACAGGATGCATTACTCACAGTAAAGTCTGTAGATAAAATTATTGTTGACTACTTCCTGCAACACGGATAA
- a CDS encoding SusC/RagA family TonB-linked outer membrane protein produces the protein MRSHVLTWLWLCFAIYCSIGPNRASANVNRPILTYSAVRAVQQQPKDTTVKPSASPIVITPSASKPAEDTTKPATATPVTITPNSNNQRSKADTNKPAAAVITPDNSAKDSTKTDTTKPAAVVITPGNSAKDSTKTDTTKPAAAVITPNNQASDSTRKDTTKPATAASDSVKKKAADTSALILPSDSNTLKKEIGQFTLRGVVKQPGGQPIPGAQVVNLSTKQGVAANVDGTFSIKASLKDTVKISAPTFGDQSIPLTSKDSLPVTLTTASTGKKQLQEVVVTALGIQRNTRAVGYAIENVNGNAVQEAKEVNFVNALQGKVPGLQVNSNTGSMGGSTKITIRGVKSILGDNNAFIVVDGTPFVNGNSNQPGQANGGGGYDYGSSMQDINPEDIDNISILKGAAATALYGSRGANGVMLITTKKRPDVPGGIGVTYSINAQADQVSVLPHYQNQYGGGSGGKFQKLYYNEHPEAFLSASAATYDDNDGLGRYDLMPIYKADESWGPKLEGQIIRPYYSFDKDKGNPYFGQTTPWVAQPNNVKDFYRTGYTITNNIAMAGTNDKGYFRLSYGNMNQVFVLPNASLNRNNISFNGGYEVAKGLKASASINYTAYGAKGRPGTGFTGPNPTLQFTMYGQRQLNLDMEKRYKYEDGSQITWNRTSWDDPTPSSSNGPYWNRYMDYETDSRTRLFGNVGLDYEASKWLTISGRVFMDSYNALQEERTAKDYLIGGYVKRVPTTTEMNYQLTANMKFDLGKDFKLNTVVGGNIMHRKATATGGATVGGLIIPLVYNLANSVTPAAPIDDYAEKQINSGFATASLGYRNLLFLELSGRADWSSTLLSENNPYIYPAASASFVFSDLLKEWKWLSFGKVRASISAVGNDTNPYQTDDLFGFLPGFGSHPMTQATSSKNTRDLKPERTQEYETGIALKFLDERVGIDFTYYRRKTTDQLLAISVSPATGYVTAWGNGGAVENKGIEASLALNPIRLKNGFRWDIVANIARNKNKVLNMYIDQYKTSLTQQTIGTDRRTQRVSVVGQVGQPLGMITGTDYVYNDKGERIVGADGNYLISDIKTLGNVYPDYAGGVTNTFSYKGIYLSALIDFQHGGTFFSYTNMYGKISGLLDVTADNNVRETGIIAKGVKEDGTPNDVVLDANTYFINNENKTLSKANMYDASYIYLREVKLGYNLPESWYKRFHAQNARLSLYGRNLWLMHSNAPNVDPSNILNSNSNIVGIEGGALPSIRSFGVNLNVSF, from the coding sequence ATGAGAAGCCATGTACTCACCTGGTTATGGCTGTGCTTTGCTATTTACTGTAGTATAGGACCCAACAGAGCAAGCGCAAACGTTAACCGGCCAATCCTGACTTATTCTGCTGTAAGAGCAGTACAGCAGCAACCCAAAGACACAACGGTGAAGCCTTCCGCTTCGCCCATAGTGATCACACCTTCTGCCAGCAAACCGGCTGAGGATACGACTAAACCCGCAACGGCCACTCCTGTGACCATTACGCCTAACAGCAATAATCAGCGCAGTAAAGCAGATACAAACAAACCTGCTGCGGCTGTAATCACACCTGATAATTCAGCGAAGGATAGTACTAAAACAGATACTACCAAACCCGCTGCAGTAGTAATCACACCTGGTAATTCAGCGAAGGATAGTACTAAAACAGATACTACCAAACCTGCTGCGGCTGTAATCACACCTAATAACCAGGCAAGTGACAGTACCCGTAAGGATACAACCAAACCCGCTACTGCAGCGAGTGATAGCGTAAAGAAAAAAGCAGCTGATACATCTGCACTGATCCTCCCTTCAGATAGTAATACACTGAAGAAAGAGATCGGTCAATTCACTTTGAGAGGTGTGGTAAAGCAGCCGGGAGGCCAGCCCATCCCGGGTGCACAGGTAGTAAACCTGTCCACAAAACAAGGTGTTGCTGCGAATGTAGATGGTACTTTTTCTATCAAGGCTTCTCTGAAAGATACTGTCAAAATATCGGCACCAACATTTGGTGATCAGTCCATACCATTGACCAGTAAGGATTCCCTGCCAGTCACATTAACAACAGCCTCTACCGGTAAGAAACAATTGCAGGAAGTGGTGGTAACAGCACTCGGTATACAGCGTAATACAAGAGCTGTTGGTTATGCCATTGAAAATGTAAATGGTAATGCCGTGCAGGAAGCAAAAGAAGTGAACTTTGTAAACGCACTGCAAGGTAAGGTACCCGGCCTGCAAGTCAATTCCAACACAGGTTCCATGGGTGGCTCTACCAAAATCACAATCCGTGGTGTGAAATCTATATTAGGCGATAATAACGCATTCATTGTAGTAGATGGAACTCCATTTGTAAATGGGAACAGCAACCAGCCAGGACAGGCAAATGGTGGTGGTGGTTACGACTATGGTTCCTCCATGCAAGACATCAACCCTGAGGATATAGATAACATCTCTATCCTGAAAGGTGCTGCTGCTACTGCATTGTATGGTAGTCGCGGTGCAAATGGTGTGATGCTCATCACTACCAAAAAACGTCCTGATGTGCCAGGTGGTATTGGTGTAACATATAGCATCAATGCGCAGGCTGACCAGGTATCTGTATTACCGCATTACCAAAATCAATATGGTGGTGGTAGTGGTGGCAAGTTTCAAAAATTGTATTACAACGAACACCCGGAAGCTTTCCTGAGTGCATCTGCCGCCACATATGACGATAATGATGGATTAGGAAGATATGATCTGATGCCGATTTACAAAGCAGATGAATCCTGGGGTCCAAAACTCGAAGGACAGATCATTCGCCCATACTATTCATTCGATAAAGATAAAGGCAATCCTTACTTCGGTCAGACAACTCCATGGGTAGCGCAACCTAACAATGTGAAGGATTTCTACAGAACGGGGTATACCATCACCAACAATATTGCTATGGCCGGTACGAATGATAAAGGCTATTTCCGCCTCTCTTATGGCAATATGAACCAGGTTTTTGTACTGCCTAATGCAAGTCTGAACAGAAATAACATCTCATTCAACGGAGGATATGAAGTAGCAAAAGGCCTGAAGGCATCAGCCTCTATCAACTATACTGCATATGGTGCAAAAGGCAGACCTGGTACAGGTTTCACCGGTCCTAACCCAACCCTGCAGTTTACCATGTATGGTCAGCGTCAACTGAACCTTGATATGGAAAAGAGATATAAATATGAGGATGGTTCACAGATCACCTGGAACCGTACTTCATGGGATGATCCAACACCTTCCTCCAGCAATGGGCCATATTGGAACCGCTATATGGATTATGAAACCGATAGCCGCACCCGCCTCTTTGGTAATGTGGGCCTTGATTACGAAGCCAGCAAATGGCTCACGATCAGTGGTCGCGTATTCATGGATAGCTACAACGCATTGCAGGAAGAACGCACCGCAAAAGATTACCTCATAGGTGGATATGTAAAAAGAGTACCTACTACTACAGAGATGAACTACCAGTTGACTGCCAACATGAAATTCGATCTGGGCAAAGATTTCAAACTGAACACTGTAGTGGGTGGCAATATTATGCATCGTAAAGCAACGGCAACAGGTGGTGCTACAGTAGGAGGTCTCATCATACCGCTGGTATATAACCTGGCTAACTCTGTGACCCCAGCTGCACCAATCGATGACTATGCCGAAAAACAGATCAACTCAGGATTTGCAACAGCATCACTGGGATATAGAAACCTGCTGTTCCTGGAGCTGAGTGGCCGTGCAGACTGGAGCTCTACTTTGTTGAGTGAAAACAATCCATATATCTATCCGGCAGCTTCTGCATCCTTTGTATTCTCCGATCTGCTCAAAGAATGGAAATGGTTGTCATTCGGTAAAGTGCGTGCAAGTATCTCTGCAGTAGGTAATGACACCAATCCATATCAGACCGATGATCTCTTCGGGTTCCTTCCCGGCTTTGGCAGCCACCCAATGACACAGGCTACCAGCAGCAAAAATACCCGTGATCTGAAACCTGAGCGTACACAGGAATACGAAACCGGTATCGCATTGAAGTTCCTGGATGAACGTGTAGGAATAGACTTTACTTACTATCGCAGAAAAACTACAGACCAGTTACTGGCAATCTCAGTATCGCCCGCAACTGGTTACGTGACTGCATGGGGCAATGGTGGTGCTGTAGAGAACAAAGGTATTGAAGCCTCTCTAGCCCTGAATCCAATTCGCCTGAAGAATGGTTTTCGCTGGGATATCGTAGCGAATATTGCCCGCAATAAGAACAAAGTGTTGAATATGTACATTGATCAGTACAAAACTTCGCTTACCCAGCAAACAATCGGTACCGATCGTCGTACACAAAGAGTTTCTGTCGTAGGGCAGGTAGGCCAGCCACTGGGTATGATCACTGGTACTGATTATGTGTATAACGATAAAGGAGAACGCATCGTAGGTGCGGATGGTAATTACCTGATCTCTGATATCAAAACACTTGGCAACGTCTATCCTGATTACGCTGGCGGTGTGACCAATACCTTCTCTTACAAAGGGATCTACCTGTCAGCACTGATCGACTTCCAGCATGGCGGTACTTTCTTCTCCTACACAAATATGTATGGTAAGATCTCTGGTCTGCTGGATGTGACAGCCGATAATAATGTACGTGAAACTGGTATCATCGCGAAAGGGGTGAAAGAAGATGGAACACCAAACGATGTTGTACTGGATGCGAATACTTACTTTATCAACAACGAAAATAAAACACTCAGCAAAGCGAACATGTACGACGCAAGTTATATCTACCTGCGTGAAGTGAAACTGGGATACAATCTCCCGGAATCATGGTACAAACGTTTTCACGCACAGAATGCCAGGCTGTCTCTCTATGGCCGTAACTTATGGTTAATGCATAGTAACGCGCCAAACGTAGATCCGTCAAACATTCTCAACTCAAATTCCAACATTGTGGGCATAGAAGGTGGTGCATTACCATCCATCCGCTCCTTTGGTGTTAACCTCAATGTTTCATTCTAA